Proteins from a genomic interval of Pelagicoccus enzymogenes:
- a CDS encoding ExbD/TolR family protein: MLKLEAELPKRAKLSFWPFLDLCVIGMFFVLFSSKFVMTPGITLALPEVESSQVAISPVYEVIAVTEVKGEEMIFFKDSKFDLESLEKHFDRRGAPQEGATLLVKADVAVSMRTLSLLSELAIKAGYSKVQLATEERRSLGGAFGGGR; this comes from the coding sequence ATGTTGAAGCTGGAAGCGGAACTGCCGAAGCGAGCTAAGCTGAGCTTTTGGCCTTTTCTCGATCTCTGCGTGATCGGGATGTTCTTCGTGCTCTTTAGCTCGAAGTTCGTGATGACGCCGGGAATTACCTTAGCTTTGCCTGAGGTGGAATCGTCCCAAGTCGCGATTTCTCCGGTCTATGAGGTGATTGCGGTCACTGAAGTGAAGGGGGAGGAAATGATCTTTTTCAAGGACAGCAAGTTCGACCTCGAGTCTCTCGAGAAGCATTTTGACCGTAGGGGTGCCCCGCAGGAAGGGGCTACTCTGTTGGTGAAAGCGGATGTCGCGGTGTCGATGCGGACGCTGAGCTTGCTGAGCGAATTGGCGATCAAGGCGGGTTATTCCAAGGTGCAGCTCGCAACGGAAGAGCGTCGGTCCCTGGGCGGAGCGTTTGGGGGAGGGCGATGA
- the tuf gene encoding elongation factor Tu: protein MAKGTFERTKPHVNVGTIGHVDHGKTTLTTSILSVQAGKGLAEIKSYSDIAKGGTVRDETKVVTISVAHVEYESDKRHYAHVDCPGHADFVKNMITGAAQMDGAILVCSASDGPMPQTREHILLARQVGVPKIVVFLNKCDLIDDEELLELVEMEVRELLDKYDFDGDGTTVVRGSALQALEGTDFGKACIQELMDAIDNDIPEPEREVDKPFLMSVEDVFSITGRGTVATGRIERGVIKVGEEIEIVGLKDTQKSTVTGVEMFRKMLDQGQAGDNVGILLRGIDKDAIERGQVLAKPGSITPHTKGKAEIYVLSKDEGGRHTPFFDGYRPQFYFRTTDVTGVCKLPEGVEMVMPGDNISIEVDLTKPIAMEAGQRFAIREGGRTIGAGRITAIIE, encoded by the coding sequence ATGGCTAAAGGAACCTTCGAAAGAACGAAACCACACGTAAATGTCGGCACGATCGGTCACGTTGACCACGGCAAAACTACGCTGACTACTTCTATCTTGTCAGTACAGGCCGGTAAGGGCCTCGCTGAAATCAAGAGCTACTCCGACATCGCAAAGGGTGGTACAGTTCGTGACGAGACTAAGGTTGTAACGATCTCCGTTGCTCACGTTGAGTACGAGTCCGACAAGCGTCACTACGCTCACGTTGACTGCCCAGGTCACGCTGACTTCGTCAAGAACATGATCACTGGTGCCGCTCAGATGGACGGCGCGATCCTCGTATGTTCCGCTTCTGATGGTCCTATGCCGCAGACTCGCGAGCACATCCTTCTCGCTCGTCAGGTTGGTGTACCTAAGATCGTTGTATTCCTCAACAAGTGCGACCTCATCGACGACGAAGAGCTTCTCGAGCTCGTCGAAATGGAAGTTCGCGAACTTCTCGACAAGTACGACTTCGACGGCGACGGCACGACTGTTGTTCGCGGTTCCGCTCTCCAAGCTCTCGAAGGCACTGACTTCGGTAAGGCTTGTATCCAAGAGCTCATGGACGCAATCGACAACGACATCCCAGAGCCAGAGCGTGAAGTTGATAAGCCATTCCTCATGTCCGTAGAGGACGTTTTCTCGATCACTGGTCGTGGTACCGTTGCTACTGGCCGTATCGAGCGTGGTGTGATCAAGGTAGGCGAAGAAATCGAAATCGTCGGTCTCAAGGACACTCAGAAGTCCACGGTTACTGGTGTTGAAATGTTCCGCAAGATGCTCGACCAAGGTCAAGCTGGCGACAATGTTGGTATCCTTCTTCGCGGTATTGACAAGGACGCTATCGAGCGTGGTCAAGTTCTCGCGAAGCCAGGTTCCATCACTCCTCACACCAAGGGTAAGGCTGAAATCTACGTTCTCTCCAAGGACGAAGGTGGCCGACACACTCCATTCTTCGATGGTTACCGTCCGCAGTTCTACTTCCGTACGACTGACGTAACAGGTGTTTGCAAGCTTCCAGAAGGTGTTGAAATGGTTATGCCAGGCGACAACATCTCTATCGAAGTTGACCTCACCAAGCCGATCGCGATGGAAGCAGGTCAGCGTTTCGCTATCCGTGAAGGTGGCCGCACTATCGGTGCTGGTCGTATCACTGCGATCATCGAGTAA
- a CDS encoding MotA/TolQ/ExbB proton channel family protein — MWPLFALSLVALVVFVERLLFLHRNQIRSKEFLSGIENSLSKGRLIEALTICQDTPGPAASMVKAGLMSFRESNAEIREVVREAAVVELAPVKRRVGALYAVAQVAPIFGLLGTVIGMIDSFMQYERQGVYVHAGHLVGGGWQALISTATGLALAAVAIMAHHFLVGRIRTVVLEMEWLAQELVVIFTRVKNGPDPEDTDAFEERAKDVEAGSGTAEAS, encoded by the coding sequence ATGTGGCCTTTGTTTGCCTTGAGCCTAGTTGCCTTGGTCGTGTTCGTTGAGCGGCTGTTGTTTTTGCATCGAAACCAGATCCGCTCGAAGGAGTTTCTTTCGGGAATCGAGAATTCGTTGAGCAAGGGGCGTTTGATCGAGGCATTGACGATTTGCCAGGACACGCCGGGGCCGGCGGCTTCGATGGTGAAGGCTGGCTTGATGAGTTTTCGCGAGAGCAATGCGGAGATTCGCGAGGTGGTGAGAGAGGCTGCGGTGGTGGAGTTGGCTCCAGTGAAGCGCCGCGTGGGAGCGTTGTACGCGGTGGCGCAGGTGGCTCCCATCTTTGGCTTGTTGGGTACTGTGATCGGTATGATCGACAGTTTCATGCAGTACGAGCGGCAGGGCGTCTACGTGCATGCGGGGCACTTGGTGGGCGGCGGCTGGCAAGCCTTGATCAGCACGGCGACTGGCCTGGCCCTGGCGGCGGTCGCGATAATGGCCCATCATTTCCTGGTCGGACGTATTCGTACGGTCGTGCTGGAAATGGAATGGCTGGCCCAGGAGCTGGTTGTTATTTTCACCCGAGTCAAGAACGGACCGGATCCGGAGGATACGGATGCTTTCGAGGAGCGAGCAAAAGATGTTGAAGCTGGAAGCGGAACTGCCGAAGCGAGCTAA